Part of the Quercus lobata isolate SW786 chromosome 6, ValleyOak3.0 Primary Assembly, whole genome shotgun sequence genome, tcagctacaagacctttggcattattattattattattatgatcaTCATTGACTATGTTACTACTATATTTATGTATGGGTttggttaatatatatatgctcttaatcatttattttatgaaattatttatgagaaattgaaaaaactatcaaaaaagttaataacttgtttattttctcataaaaatttttctaaaatagtttatactttatttatagaaaatggAGTGATTTGTGAGAGAGGGTGAATTAGCCCTGGGCCTAAGACCTTACTAAGTCCAAGAGACTAATACTCAGCCCAAGGAGGGTATGGTTTGGTTGGAAGGAGAGTAAAATCTGAGTGGGTGGTTGTCTGGCACACCCCTTGGTCATTGTGTCTGTTCAAGATCTGGCGACATCTTACAAGATCTAGTGAGACCTCCGCTAgatgttgcaacttgcaagatCTATGCCAAATTCAACGAGATCTTCTCTGGATCTAGTGAGTTTTTGGGCCTCCCTCTTTCGTTACTGCTTTCAACCAAAACGACTGCCACCAGACAAGAATCCAATTCACCTAACCCTACTCCCTTGTCTATCAATGGCGACTCTGATTTTTCACCACAAACTCGACTTGAGCTGACCTGTGAACACCCCTAGAAGAGATTGATGCAAGGTTTGAGCACAgtcaaaaggaagaagaaaagagtataacagaaagaagaaattaaagagagagattgaagcTAAGAATTGTTCCTTGCATTTTATTACAAATAACATAGTTTATAATTACTCAATCACAACAAAATCTAACTGAATTAAATAACTAATCCTAACTAATTCTAATATGTTATGACAGATATACACAACATGTGGCTTTATTATGTTACTTTGGATAAATGGTTTGTCATTGTGGGAGACAAATTAAGGGCACCTTTAGTATGTTGTAATagatattgtaaattttttttttttttttgaagaacaacTATTAATTAAATGATTATTCAAACTATTCAGTTATTTggttacatctttattatagagaataattatttcttagtaatagttattttttaaattgaggaATAGGTATTCCTTAATATAATGAACATACATTTTAAGACGTTATCAATTGAGTAAGTGAATATACGAAAATGAAATACATGTCGTTGTGCTTTGCTTGTTAAAAGTGTTATATTTAGTCATTTATCAAGTTTTTGGGGCATTCCATCTTGTTTTGTAATgatcattttctttgtttcttattataaaaagaaataaattaataaataaagttcATTtgcattgttttatttatttaacagaGTACAAGGTGCATTCTTACAACAGAAATGTTGTTTATTCTCAACCTTTTTTGGAACATACTGTGAGCTAGTTTTTTTGCCTAtcgtttttgtttgtttctcctGTTAAAGTAAATTTTTGAGTCTTTAGCCAGTCCAGCAAAGACTGAGTACAAAAATAACTTGTTATTTGTCGGGCTTGGACCCGTAGAATAGAGacttaaccaatcaaatccTTGCATAAATTTTACCCACACGACACCTACGACCAAGGAGACCCTCTCATTCCCGTTTACGTTCTTagcacctcttttttttttttcttcttttttttctttttccctaaaGACAAAGACGTttaagcctctctctctctctctctctctctctctctctctccttcttgcCTCTCCAACCTAACCATCTTCTTTCCAGTTTCcacatctctttctctctgtggGACTAAATTACATGAGGAGACTTTGTCCGAATATTGATAGAGAAGATGGCCTTGAGACAGTTCTTGAGGTCCCTATACCAGAAGAAATGTTCACAAGCATGGGGAGTAGTGTAACAATACGATGGGAAAACATGCAAACATGGATGAAAGCtcaaacaaacaacaaatggTCATCAACTCCAATCATTGCTGGTCGCTTTAACGAGCTACGTTTCCTGCTTTACCTGGTTGGATCCCCACTTATTCCCCTTCAGGTCCAATTAGGTCACTCTATCCACCGTCCTGTCAAAGATTGCTCCATTGTACGTACCACATTTTCATTATATACATCACAAccccatattatatatatatgctatcACTTTGTCCTGTTCATTGCCTAAAGAAAAGAATCGATCATATATAATCTTCTAAAAGGATTTTAGAGTGGTCTTCTCTTCAAATGCAGcgacttttcttttctttgggcTGATCAGGATACAAGGGGAAATTTGctgcactattttttttttttcttggcatgGGATGCTAGTACAAGGACAAAacttaataaagtttttttttttatgcattgtaATTTAGAttctctaatttaatttaatttatttacttgtgTTAAGTATTTGTATTAATCAATGGAATACATAGTTGAAtttaacaacttttttcttttcttttgaaaattcgATAGTTACAACGGAGGATGGGGAATTTGAACTCTAGACGTCTCAGTTGGAAACACCAACAGGTGACAATTGAGCTATAATGctataaaatgaaaacaaagaaattcatcaatctaattttttaattggtaaacTTTAGGATTCACAATGAGTATAGGACTAAATGTGCCACATATATAAAAGACTAAATGCCACCATCTTTATTTTAAATGCTTCAAATTAATTTgagatatatatttaatattaggatcatgctaacgagtgccctaagggcactcgttaacaatccatttttgaaaaattttgatatcacttttatgagaaatgaaaaaaactgtcaaaatattaattgttttttttttcttttcccataaaaattttctttaatcgGATTCTTAAagagtgccctaagggcactcgttagcatttctctTAATGTTATTATTCTTTGTTGCTGATAATCGATCGTGAAAACTGATAAGTAATGGTTATTTGAATTTCATGTCATTTGTTACAGGAAGCTTCAACAGCGAAATATATAGTGCAACAGTATACAGCAGCAACGGGAGGGCAACCGGCATTAAACTCAGTGCAAAGCATGTGTGTGACCGGGCATGTGAGGATTAGAGCCTCGGATTTTCAGCAAGGAGGAGGGGAGGACGAGTGTGTAGAGTTGAAAACGAGTAGAGAAGAGTTTGGTGGATTTGTGCTTTGGCAAAAGAATCCTGACTTGTGGTGCTTAGAGCTTCTTGTACCCGGGTGCAAGGTCATCTGCGGCAGCAATGGTAAGGTTTCATGGCGGCATTCCTCTAATCAACAGACACCCATTTCAAATGGTCCTCCCAGACCCTTGCGCCGTTTCCtacaggtctctctctctctctctcaaaacttaTGTACATGTTTCAATTTGAAACCTTTCTTGACCTCCATTATTATTCTAACAGGTAGaaaacttagagaaaaaaaatagaggggAAGGTGTTG contains:
- the LOC115995259 gene encoding uncharacterized protein LOC115995259, encoding MRRLCPNIDREDGLETVLEVPIPEEMFTSMGSSVTIRWENMQTWMKAQTNNKWSSTPIIAGRFNELRFLLYLVGSPLIPLQVQLGHSIHRPVKDCSILQRRMGNLNSRRLSWKHQQEASTAKYIVQQYTAATGGQPALNSVQSMCVTGHVRIRASDFQQGGGEDECVELKTSREEFGGFVLWQKNPDLWCLELLVPGCKVICGSNGKVSWRHSSNQQTPISNGPPRPLRRFLQGLDPRATANLFMDAMCIGEKIINDEDCFILKIDTGAAIREAQSSPNYEIIHHTIWGYFSQRSGLLIQFEDSRLLRMKTQSEEDVFWETSTESIMEDYRYVDGVNIAHSGKTHITIYRYGEQSANHKRELEEKWKIDEVDFNIWGLTMESFLPPAELGKN